Part of the Streptomyces sp. WMMC500 genome is shown below.
GCCTGCGCGCGTATCGCCGCCATGGGGGACGGGACGCGGCCGGGCGGCGCGACGTAGGCTGTGCAGCCATGGCCGCCGTTCGTCATCCGCGACGGCGGGAGAGTTGAGGAGTTGAGGGCGACCATGCAGTGTCCCAAGTGCCGTGCGCCGATGCAGACGTACAACCGCAACGGCGTGCAGATCGAGCAGTGCAGCGGGTGCCGGGGGATCTTTCTCGACTACGGCGAGCTGGAGACCCTGAGCCGGCTCGAGTCCCAGTGGGCACAGCAGGCCCCGCCGCCCCCGCCGCCGCCCGCCCAGGGCTACCCGCAGCAGGCGCCGGGCTGGGGCGGTGGCCACCACGGCGGCCACGGCGGCCACTACGGTCACCGCAAGGGCGGCTTCTCCCGCATGCTCTTCTCGTCCTGACCCGCGTCCTTCCGCCCCCGCCGCGCGCGGGGGCGGAGCGACCGCACGCCAAAGGGCCGGAGCGAACTACTCCGGCCCTTCGTCCTTCTGAGGTGCGCGGTACTGGGATTGAACCAGTGACCTCTTCCGTGTCAGGGAAGCGCTCTCCCGCTGAGCTAACCGCGCGTGGTTTCTGCGGCTAGATACTTCCACGCGCTGACCGCCATCGCAAGTCCATGATCATCGTATGCCGGTACGGCCCGTGCCACCCGCCGGCGGGCGGGCGGCACGGGCGAGCGGTCACCGGCGAGGGGCCGGTGCCACGGGGTGCGGTCGCGCTACGCGGTGTGCAGCGTCAGCCCGTAGCGGCCGAGGATCTCGTTGACCGGCTGGTACCAGGTCTCGCCGCCGCTGCTGCAGTTGCCCCAGCCGCCGGACGTGACGCCCTGCGCCTGGTCGCCGCTGATGTACGAGCCGCCGGAGTCGCCGCCTTCCGCGCAGACGCTCGTCTTGGTCAACTGGTGGACGACGGCGCCGCCGCTGTAGTTGACCGTCTCGTTCTTGGCCAGCAGCGTGCCGCAGTGCCAGCGCGTGGTGGAGCCGGAGCGGCAGATGGAGGCGCCCACCGGGGCCTCCGCGGAGCCGCGGACGAGCTGGTCGGGCACGGTGCCCCAGCCGAGGACCACGGGCACGGTCCACCAGCCGCTGCCGACGTTGACCCAGGCGTAGTCGTTGTCGGGGAACGACGAGCCCTGGAAGGTGCCGATGTGCGAGCCGTCCCAGCCGCGCACCGCCGCGCCCACGCCGCCGCAGTGGCCGGCGGTGACGAAGCCGCCGTGCACCGAGAAGCCGATGGAGCAGCGGACGTTGCCCGTGTAGTACGGGTCCCCGCCGACGGTTCCGGCGGCGAAGGTGCCCGGCGCCTCGGCGACCGTCCCGACCTCGACGGGGCCCGCGGCGCGGGCCCGGGCGAGGAACGCGCGGACGGCGGCGTCGTCGCGGCGGTCGGCGACGACGTCGACCCGGACGCCGTTGGCGCGCGCGTCGACGCGCCAACTGGCCACCCCGGCGGGCGCGGAGAGCCCGTCGAGGCGCTTCAACGTGGCGTCCAGCTCGGCGGCGCTGTGCTCGACGACGCGGACGTCCGCGCCCGTCGCCCGTACCGCGTCGGCGTGCCGCGCGGAGGTGACGGCGACGGTGAGCCGGCCGCTGTCCGCGTCGAACCAGGAGCCGCCGTAGGCGGATCCGGCGGCGCGCTCGGCCTTCTTCTCGACCGCGGCCGCCCGGCGTTCGTCGGCCAGCCGCTCCCGGGCCTGGTCGGGCGTCAGGCCGAGATCCCGCTCCAGCGCGGTCAGCAGGCCGGGCGAGAGCCGCTGCGCGGAGTCCGCGCCGGCGGCCGGGGCGAGGGCGGCGGCGCCGCCCCAGGTGCTCAGCAACAGGAGTGCGGACAGGCCGAGCCTTAATCCGAAGGTGCGTCTCACGATGGCGGACCTTTCTGTAGTTCCCTCATGTCGAGTGGGGGTGGAACACAGATGGTTGAGAGCGCTCTCAATCGGCGCGCTGTCACCACAGCACGGGCCCGCATGTTTGTCCAGACCTTTCGCAGGCGCGACGAGGCGCCGCCCGGACCCGCACGGGACCGGGCGGCGCCTGCCAACCGCCTTGCGGCGTACGTCTCTTCGGGCGTGCCGCGCTAGAACTCCTCGACGGTGTGCGGCAGCAGCGGCGTGCGCAGCGCCGCGTCGAGCGCGTCGGCCGCGCCCGCGGTGTGCTCGGTCGCCAGGCCGGCGCCGACGGCCGCGGCGAGGGTGGTGCCGCCGAGGTAGGCGGCGGACAGGTCGCGTACGTCGACGGTGAGGTCCGGCACCGCGTCGGACGTCTCGTACGCGGCCGGAGCGCCGGGCGCGGCGGTGAGCCGGTAGGTGCCGGCGTTGGCCGGCATCGCGGTGTCCGTCACCGCCAGCACGACGTCCGCCGCGGCGGCCCAGGAGCGCAGCCGCAGGGCCGTGCCGACGTCGGTCAGCCGCACCCACAGCGCCGGGAAGGTGCTCGTGACCCGTACCTGGTCGCGGTCGGCGGCGAAGAGCAGCAGGGGGTCGTCGAGCGGGCGGCCCCAGGCGCGTACCGTGCCGGTCAGGTCGAGGGAGACGAGGTAGCGCCACAGCGCCGCGGCCACGGCCGGGGTGTCCGCCTCCAGCTCGTCCAGGCGTACCAGGCCCGGGGAGCCGGGGCGGTCGCCCTCGTCCTTCGTACGGTAGACGGCGTAGCCGGCGAGGGGGTCGCCGAGGGCGACGACGCGCGGCCGGGAGAAGTCCTCGTCGTCCGGATCCTGTTCGACCATCCACTCCTTGGCCCACCACTCCTCGCTGCGCGCGGGCCGGCCGCCGCGCGCCGCGCGGGTGCGGTCGTAGTAGGGGCCGAGCAGCGCGGGCGCCGCGGCCGGGTCGACCAGCCGCAGGGGCCGCTCGTCGGGGGTGATCCGCAGCCGCAGTGCCTCCCGGGAGTCGATCTCGACGGTCGCGCCGTACGTGCCGGGGCCGAAGCCGAACCGCCCGTAGATGGCGGTCTCCGACGCCCACAGCGCCGCCATCGGCCAGCCCTCGGCCGTGCACCGCGCGAACAGCTCGGCGATCATCCCGGAGAGCACCCCGCGACGCCGGTGGGTGGGCGCGACGGAGACGAACGTCAGGCTGGGGCAGGGGAGTTCGGCGCCGGGGACGGCCATGGTGAACGGCAGTGTGGCGACCATGCCGACCAGCGTGTCCGCGTCGTACGCGCCGATGCGCAGGCAGCCGGCCAGGAGTTCGTGATGGCGTTTGCGAAGCGCGTCCTCGGGCTTCTCGTGGAAGACCAGATAGGCCAGTTCCTGCGCCCGGTCGATGTCACTTTCGGGTATTTCACGGAACACAATGGCAGCACGGTCGTTCATATTCCGACACTATCCGTCACACCCGAACCGCGCACATCGCTTTCCTGTCAGGCTCGGGACCCGCGCGGGTCGCCCTTCGGCTCCGGGGGGCGGGGGCGGAGCCCTCGCAGAAGCGACGAAGCCGACCCGGCCCGCGCGTTCCGCGGGCGCAGGTCGGCTGTCGGCTCCGGGGGTGCGGGGGCGGAGCCCCTGCAGAAGCGACGAAGCCGACCCGGCCCGCGCGTTCCGCGGGCGCAGGTCGGCTGTCGGCTCCGGGGGTGCGGGGGCGGAGCCCCCGTAGAAGCGACGAAGCCGACCCGGCCCGCGCGTTCCGCGGGCGCAGGTCGGCTGTCGGCTCCGGGGGTGCGGGGGCGGAGCCCCTGCAGAAGCGACGAAGCCGACCCGGCCCGCGCGTTCCGCGGGTACAGGTCGGCTGTCGGCTCCGGGGGTGCGGGGGCGGAGCCCCTGCAGAAGCGACGAAGCCGACCCGGCCCGCGCGTTCCGCGGGCGCAGGTCGGCTGTCGGCTTGGTGGACGATACTGGGATTGAACCAGTGACCCCTTCCGTGTCAGGGAAGTGCTCTCCCGCTGAGCTAATCGTCCGAGGTGGAGACGGGATTTGAACCCGTGTAGACGGCTTTGCAGGCCGTTGCCTCGCCTCTCGGCCACTCCACCGGCGGGGGCCCGGGAGACCCCCATCGAGCGGACGACGAGATTCGAACTCGCGACCCTCACCTTGGCAAGGTGATGCTCTACCAACTGAGCTACGTCCGCCGGTCGTGCTCCGAAGGCGCCGGTGGGGCGCTTCCGGTAGTAGTCATGAACCTTAGCGGATTCCGGAGCCAGCTCAAATTCGTTTCCCCCACGCGTCCGGCCCCGCCCCGCCCGGCCCGCGCCGGGCCGGGCGGGGGCTCCGCCGCCGCCTTAGACTCACGGCGTGCCCCGCCTCGCCCCGCTCGCCCGCTTCGGCGGTCTCGTCGCCTCCGACCTGCGCGACGTGACCGGCGACCCGGCCGCGCTCGACTCGTCGGGCTGGTGGGCCGTCGTCGTCGGGTACGAGGGCCGGACGGTGTGCGCGCGCTTCGGGGACGTACGCCCCGATCCGCACCCGCCCGCCCGCCGCGCGCGCCGCTGGCGCGGCCCCGGCGCCGCGTGCTGGACCAGCTCGCTCGACCGCGCCGGGTACGTCGCGGGGGTGCACCGCATACGGGAGCGCATCGCCGCCGGCGACGTCTACCAGGTCAACCTCTGCCGCATCCTCACCGCCCCGCTCCCCGGCCCGGGAAGCTCCACCGGCGCACCCGACGCAGCCTCCAAATGCGACACAGCCGACACAGCCGACACAGCCGACACAGCCGACACAGCCGACACAGCCGACACAGCCGACACAGCCGACACAGCCGACGTCGACGCCCTCGCCGCCGTCCTCGCCCGCGGCAACCCCGCCCCGTACGCCGGCGTCGTCCGGCTGCCCGCGCACGGCGTCGAGGTCGCCACCGCCTCGCCCGAGCTGTACCTGCGCCGCGCCGGCCGCACCGTCGAGTCCGGCCCGATCAAGGGCACCGGCCGCACCGCCGCCGACCTCACCGCGAAGGACCGCGCCGAGAACGTCATGATCGTCGACCTCGTCCGCAACGACCTCGGCCGCGTCTGCACCACCGGCTCCGTCACCGTGCCCGCGCTGTGCGCGGTCGAGGAGCACCCCGGCCTCGTCCACCTCGTCTCCACCGTCCGCGGCGAGCTGGCCCCCGGCGCCGGCTGGGCCGAGCTGATCGGCGCCACCTTCCCGGCCGGCTCCATCACCGGCGCACCGAAGAGCAGCGCGCTGCGGCTCATCGACGAGCTGGAGACCGCCCCCCGCGGCCCGTACTGCGGCGGCGTCGGCTGGGTCGACGCCGATCGCGGCACGGGCGAACTGGCCGTCGGCATCCGCACGTTCTGGATCGACCGCGCCGTCGCCGGCGGCCCCGTGCTGCGCTTCGGCACCGGCGCGGGCATCACCTGGGGCTCGGATCCGGGGCGGGAGTGGCGGGAGACCGAACTGAAGGCGGCCCGGCTGCTCGCGGTAGCGTCGGAGGGGGAAGTCACGAGTGAAGGGACCGTACGTCCATGAAGGTCTGGCTCGACGGCGGGCTGCGCGAGGTCGCCGAGGCACGGGTGTCCGTCTTCGACCACGGCATCACCGTGGGCGACGGCGTCTTCGAGACGCTGAAGGCCACCGGCGGCACCGCCTTCGCCCTCACCCGGCACCTGGAGCGCCTGGCCCGCTCCGCCCGCGGCCTCGGCCTGCCCGAGCCCGACCTGGACGAGGTGCGCCGGGCCTGCGCCGCGGTGCTGGCCGCCGAGCCCGTGCCGCACGGCCGGCTGCGCATCACGTACACCGGCGGCGCCGCGCCCCTGTCCTCCCACCGCAGTGACGCGGACGACAGCCGGCCCACCCTGGTCGTCGCCCTCGCCGCCGCCGCGCCGCGGCCGGACGAGACGGACGTCGTCACCGTGCCCTGGACGCGCAACGAGCGCGGGGCCGTCACGGGCCTGAAGACCACGTCGTACGCGGAGAACGTCGTCGCGCTGGCCCGCGCGCACGACGGCGGCGCCAGCGAAGCGCTCCTCGCCAACACCCGCGACCGGCTCTGCGAGGGCACCGGCTCCAACGTCTTCGTCGTCCTCGACGGCGAAGTGCACACCCCGCCGCTCGCCTCCGGCTGCCTGGCCGGCATCACGCGGCGGCTGCTGCTGGAGTGGACCGGCGCCCGGGAGACGGACCTGCCGTTCTCGGTGCTCGCGCCGGGCGGCGGGGCGGAGGAGGTCTTCCTGACGTCCTCGCTCCGCGACGTCCAGGCCGTACGCCATCTCGACGGCCGTGAACTGCCCGGGGTGCACGGGCCGGTCACGGCGAAGGCGATGCAGGTGTTCGCCGAGCGGTCGGCGGCGGACGTCGACCCGTAACGGCGCCGGACGACCGGGAGCGGAACGCCGAGCGGTGCGAGGACGGAGGGGATGCGATGACGACCCACCTGCGCCCGGCCGGAGCCGAGCGGCGTGAGCCGGACGGCGGCCGGACGCGGTCGTACGCCGTGTGCGTCAACGGCCGCCCGGTCGGCGACGTCGAGCTGGCCACCGACCCGCGCCTCGGCCCCGCCACCGGCCGGGTCCGCACCCTGCGGATCCGCAGGCCCGAGCGGCACCGCGGGCGCGGCACGGTGGCGGCGCTCGCGGCCGAGGAGGTGCTGCGGAGCTGGGGCTGCCGGGAGGTCGTGCTCAGCCTGGACGCCCGCGCGGACATCGGCCTGCGGCTGGCCGCGGCGCTGGGCTACACGGAGACCGGCCGGACGCTGGACAAGGAGCCGGGCGAGGCGCCGGAGCCGCCGCCGCACGCCGTGGTGCGGCCGCTCACGGCGGCCGAGTACCCGGACTGGCTGACCGCGGAGACGCAGGCGTACGCCCGGCGGTGGCTGACGCGGGGGATGGCGCCCGACGAGGCGCTGCGCCGCTCGCGCGCCCTCCACGACGACCTGCTGCCCGCGGGCGCCGCCACCCCGGACGCGGCGCTGCGCGTCCTGGAGCACGGCGGGGTGGCGGTGGGCACGGTCTGGATCGCCCTGCGGCCCCGGATCGCCGCCGGGGGATACGTCCACTCGGTCACGGTCGCGCCCGAGCACCGGGGGAGGGGCCACGGCCGCACGCTGCTGCTCGCCGCGGAGCGTGAGTGCCGGGCGGCCGGGCTGCGCACCGTGGGGCTGCACGTCCTCGCCGGGAACGAGGTGGCACTGCGGCTGTGCGAGTCGATGGGCTACCGCCCCGCGGCGTACCACCTGAGCAAACCCCTGATCTGAGCGGGTGCCGTACGCCCTCCTCCCCGGCCCGGCCGCGGCGCCCGCCCACGGGTCCGACCAGGCGCGGTCCGGCCCGCCGCTCCCCGTCTCAGTCCGCCGCGGCCAGCAGGCGGTCGGTGATCTCCTCGATCCGCTCCCGCAGCCCTTCCTGGCTCTTGCCGCCGTCCAGGCGCTCGCCCCCGACGACGTACGTCGGCGTCCCCGTCACCCCGATCGCCCTGCCCTCCGCGACGTCGGCGTCCACGACCAGGAAGTGCCGCCCGTCCACGAGCGCCGTCTCCACCTCCGCCGCGTTCAGGCCCAGTTCCCGCGCCGTCTCGACCAGCAGAGGCTCGCCCCGCTTGCCGAACTCCTCCGCCCGCGCCAGCACGGCCTCCGTGTACTCCCAGCCCTTCCCCTGCGCGACGGCCTCCTCGGCGGCCTGGGCGCCCGCCATCGCGTGCTGGTGCTTGTCCAGCGGGAAGTGGCGCAGCCGGATGTCGAGCCGGTCCCCGTAGCGCTCCCGCAGCGCGCGCAGGTCGGCGAGCGCCGACCGGCAGTCCGGACACTGCAGCTCGCACCACACGTCGAGGACGGGTGCGCCGTTCACATCGTTCTCCATGGCGTCAGTCTTCCAGGCCCCGCGGCGTACCGCCGTCTCGGTCCTGCGGACGAGCCGGACCCGGAGATGTCCCCCATGCCGTGCCGCACCATGGCAATCGCGGCGCGTTCCGGTGCACGATGGAAGCATGTTCACCACCACGGTCTGCGCCGCGCTCTCCGCGGCGGGGCTCGCGATCTCGTTGCTGACCGCATACCGGCGAAGGTTCCGGCGGGCGACGAAGATCGCCGCCCTGTCGCTGGTGCCGGTCGGCCTGGCCATGGCGGGGCTGGTCGAGCTCGGCGGCAAGGTCGGCGAGGCCGTCGGGGACTGGGCGACCGACCTCGCCTTC
Proteins encoded:
- a CDS encoding zf-TFIIB domain-containing protein; translated protein: MQCPKCRAPMQTYNRNGVQIEQCSGCRGIFLDYGELETLSRLESQWAQQAPPPPPPPAQGYPQQAPGWGGGHHGGHGGHYGHRKGGFSRMLFSS
- a CDS encoding S1 family peptidase → MRRTFGLRLGLSALLLLSTWGGAAALAPAAGADSAQRLSPGLLTALERDLGLTPDQARERLADERRAAAVEKKAERAAGSAYGGSWFDADSGRLTVAVTSARHADAVRATGADVRVVEHSAAELDATLKRLDGLSAPAGVASWRVDARANGVRVDVVADRRDDAAVRAFLARARAAGPVEVGTVAEAPGTFAAGTVGGDPYYTGNVRCSIGFSVHGGFVTAGHCGGVGAAVRGWDGSHIGTFQGSSFPDNDYAWVNVGSGWWTVPVVLGWGTVPDQLVRGSAEAPVGASICRSGSTTRWHCGTLLAKNETVNYSGGAVVHQLTKTSVCAEGGDSGGSYISGDQAQGVTSGGWGNCSSGGETWYQPVNEILGRYGLTLHTA
- a CDS encoding GNAT family N-acetyltransferase produces the protein MFREIPESDIDRAQELAYLVFHEKPEDALRKRHHELLAGCLRIGAYDADTLVGMVATLPFTMAVPGAELPCPSLTFVSVAPTHRRRGVLSGMIAELFARCTAEGWPMAALWASETAIYGRFGFGPGTYGATVEIDSREALRLRITPDERPLRLVDPAAAPALLGPYYDRTRAARGGRPARSEEWWAKEWMVEQDPDDEDFSRPRVVALGDPLAGYAVYRTKDEGDRPGSPGLVRLDELEADTPAVAAALWRYLVSLDLTGTVRAWGRPLDDPLLLFAADRDQVRVTSTFPALWVRLTDVGTALRLRSWAAAADVVLAVTDTAMPANAGTYRLTAAPGAPAAYETSDAVPDLTVDVRDLSAAYLGGTTLAAAVGAGLATEHTAGAADALDAALRTPLLPHTVEEF
- a CDS encoding chorismate-binding protein, with the protein product MPRLAPLARFGGLVASDLRDVTGDPAALDSSGWWAVVVGYEGRTVCARFGDVRPDPHPPARRARRWRGPGAACWTSSLDRAGYVAGVHRIRERIAAGDVYQVNLCRILTAPLPGPGSSTGAPDAASKCDTADTADTADTADTADTADTADTADTADVDALAAVLARGNPAPYAGVVRLPAHGVEVATASPELYLRRAGRTVESGPIKGTGRTAADLTAKDRAENVMIVDLVRNDLGRVCTTGSVTVPALCAVEEHPGLVHLVSTVRGELAPGAGWAELIGATFPAGSITGAPKSSALRLIDELETAPRGPYCGGVGWVDADRGTGELAVGIRTFWIDRAVAGGPVLRFGTGAGITWGSDPGREWRETELKAARLLAVASEGEVTSEGTVRP
- a CDS encoding aminotransferase class IV, which gives rise to MKVWLDGGLREVAEARVSVFDHGITVGDGVFETLKATGGTAFALTRHLERLARSARGLGLPEPDLDEVRRACAAVLAAEPVPHGRLRITYTGGAAPLSSHRSDADDSRPTLVVALAAAAPRPDETDVVTVPWTRNERGAVTGLKTTSYAENVVALARAHDGGASEALLANTRDRLCEGTGSNVFVVLDGEVHTPPLASGCLAGITRRLLLEWTGARETDLPFSVLAPGGGAEEVFLTSSLRDVQAVRHLDGRELPGVHGPVTAKAMQVFAERSAADVDP
- a CDS encoding GNAT family N-acetyltransferase translates to MTTHLRPAGAERREPDGGRTRSYAVCVNGRPVGDVELATDPRLGPATGRVRTLRIRRPERHRGRGTVAALAAEEVLRSWGCREVVLSLDARADIGLRLAAALGYTETGRTLDKEPGEAPEPPPHAVVRPLTAAEYPDWLTAETQAYARRWLTRGMAPDEALRRSRALHDDLLPAGAATPDAALRVLEHGGVAVGTVWIALRPRIAAGGYVHSVTVAPEHRGRGHGRTLLLAAERECRAAGLRTVGLHVLAGNEVALRLCESMGYRPAAYHLSKPLI
- a CDS encoding DsbA family protein, with product MENDVNGAPVLDVWCELQCPDCRSALADLRALRERYGDRLDIRLRHFPLDKHQHAMAGAQAAEEAVAQGKGWEYTEAVLARAEEFGKRGEPLLVETARELGLNAAEVETALVDGRHFLVVDADVAEGRAIGVTGTPTYVVGGERLDGGKSQEGLRERIEEITDRLLAAAD